One window of Catonella massiliensis genomic DNA carries:
- a CDS encoding MBL fold metallo-hydrolase, giving the protein MSNTDNSPSVWLTTLASGSSGNSSLIGDSEGNNILVDCGISCKRIIESVSELSVLPEQIKGIFVTHEHTDHISGLMMLIKKYKIPVFASLGTLSEITRCKGFDSSYKKLMYKVEPNRPFCIGDFMVNGFNIPHDAAEPLGFTFEKYDVKLSVCTDFGMITDEIKEGLRGSNAMVIEANHDERMLEAGRYPFRLKRRILGDKGHISNENSAKLITGLWNEEVKQIFLGHLSDENNMPELALETVRCELLMEHKDFESYTKVIVANRNTLSERVIIKAEEIAGNKSA; this is encoded by the coding sequence GTGAGTAATACGGATAATAGTCCTTCAGTCTGGCTGACTACCCTTGCCAGTGGGAGCAGTGGGAATTCAAGCCTTATTGGAGACTCAGAAGGAAATAACATTCTTGTAGACTGTGGTATCAGTTGCAAGAGGATAATTGAGAGTGTAAGTGAACTATCGGTTTTACCTGAGCAAATAAAAGGAATTTTTGTTACTCACGAGCATACAGACCACATAAGCGGACTTATGATGCTTATAAAGAAGTATAAGATACCTGTATTTGCCAGTCTCGGTACCCTTTCGGAAATAACGAGATGCAAGGGATTTGACAGCAGTTATAAAAAGCTGATGTATAAGGTTGAGCCAAACAGACCTTTTTGCATAGGTGATTTTATGGTGAATGGTTTTAATATCCCTCACGATGCGGCAGAACCTTTGGGCTTTACCTTTGAAAAGTATGACGTTAAGCTCTCTGTATGTACAGACTTCGGTATGATAACCGATGAAATTAAAGAGGGACTAAGAGGTTCCAATGCAATGGTTATTGAAGCAAATCACGATGAGAGAATGCTTGAAGCAGGGAGGTATCCTTTCAGGCTTAAAAGAAGGATACTTGGGGACAAGGGGCATATCTCAAATGAGAATTCAGCTAAGCTTATAACCGGGCTTTGGAATGAGGAGGTCAAGCAGATTTTTCTAGGCCACCTCAGTGATGAGAATAATATGCCTGAACTGGCGCTTGAGACAGTAAGGTGTGAGCTTTTGATGGAGCATAAGGATTTTGAGTCCTATACCAAGGTGATAGTAGCAAACCGTAATACTTTGTCTGAGAGAGTTATAATTAAGGCAGAAGAAATTGCAGGTAATAAGAGTGCATAG
- a CDS encoding cell division protein FtsA, with protein MQDLPEKLVFGLDIGTRSLVGTVGARIDKHTFKVFAIEQAEHETRAMQDGQIHDIPKVAESIRKMKAKLEAKLGRELTEVSIAAAGRVLKTVNVHPHIEFTEDTVIHDDEIHALEMKGVEEAYKAIRESEDAENDFYCVGYSVMRYYINGQQMVNLEEHKGTKIDAELIATFLPQDVVDDLYAAVENAGLNVANLTLEPIAAIDIAIPEKFRLLNIALVDVGAGTSDICITNDGCVIAYGMIPHAGDEITEIIARLCLVDFNTADKIKRDLHNDKVEFKDVMDITQTMNSADILKTISPTIESITEEIVDKIKELNGGKTVSAVFVVGGGGKVKGFTSHISEILGLPEERVALRGKEVLGEVEFADEGVEKDPLLVTPIGICYSYYQAKNNFIYVTLNGKRIKLYDNSKLTVYDVLSKDGFSNDDIFPKRGKSITYTLDGARRVERGEVGEPAEIRLNGELVSISKPISKNDMITVKPSTTGEPAKLLVSKIREMDNTFHIMFNGKELSCPKLAEVNGKLVSGFYAVDDGDNVILRNYYTLLQVMEMLDLPYHEGILVNNMPADENTKIYDNFTITDNASYTEAVISKETDYNSFEELPDDDEYSKEISFNATENTTSYTKTADSITFGSGEDAISVPIADYSKMEGDLGGAKGNNIGGSYKSAAVTEEDVMNGVKKKINPSAKNITVTVNGTVVTLEGKMHYLLVDVLDFYTFDMTEYRGRLILEVNGVGDMDFTSPIKDGDQIRMAWSE; from the coding sequence ATGCAGGATTTACCTGAGAAGCTGGTATTTGGCCTTGATATAGGTACAAGAAGCTTGGTTGGAACTGTTGGAGCAAGGATAGACAAACATACTTTTAAGGTATTTGCCATAGAGCAGGCAGAACACGAAACAAGGGCCATGCAGGATGGACAGATTCACGATATACCTAAGGTGGCAGAATCTATAAGAAAGATGAAGGCTAAGCTTGAGGCTAAGCTTGGCAGAGAATTAACTGAAGTTTCCATCGCCGCTGCGGGACGTGTACTTAAAACAGTAAATGTTCATCCCCACATTGAATTCACCGAAGATACGGTAATACATGATGATGAAATTCATGCTCTTGAGATGAAGGGTGTGGAGGAAGCCTACAAGGCAATCAGGGAGTCTGAGGATGCTGAAAACGATTTTTACTGCGTAGGCTACTCTGTTATGCGTTATTATATAAACGGTCAACAGATGGTCAACCTTGAAGAACATAAGGGGACCAAAATTGATGCAGAGTTAATAGCTACCTTCCTTCCACAGGATGTTGTGGATGACCTCTATGCTGCTGTTGAAAATGCCGGACTCAATGTGGCAAATCTCACACTCGAGCCTATAGCTGCGATTGATATTGCTATCCCTGAAAAATTCAGGCTTCTTAATATTGCGCTTGTCGATGTGGGAGCAGGTACTTCTGATATCTGCATAACCAATGACGGCTGTGTTATTGCATATGGCATGATTCCTCATGCAGGCGATGAAATCACTGAGATTATTGCAAGGCTTTGTCTGGTTGACTTTAATACAGCCGATAAAATAAAGAGAGATTTACATAATGACAAAGTTGAATTTAAGGATGTAATGGACATTACACAAACTATGAACTCAGCTGATATACTGAAAACAATCTCTCCTACCATAGAGTCAATCACCGAAGAAATAGTTGATAAAATCAAGGAATTAAATGGTGGCAAGACTGTAAGTGCAGTATTTGTGGTTGGAGGAGGAGGAAAGGTAAAGGGCTTTACCTCGCATATTTCCGAAATCTTAGGGCTTCCTGAGGAAAGAGTGGCGCTAAGAGGCAAGGAAGTGCTTGGCGAGGTTGAATTTGCTGATGAGGGTGTAGAGAAAGATCCCCTTTTGGTTACGCCTATTGGTATATGCTACAGCTACTATCAGGCTAAAAACAACTTTATCTATGTAACTCTTAATGGCAAGAGAATCAAGCTTTATGATAACTCTAAGCTGACAGTTTATGATGTCTTAAGTAAAGATGGTTTCTCAAATGACGATATCTTCCCTAAACGTGGAAAATCAATTACTTATACACTTGATGGTGCAAGAAGGGTTGAAAGGGGAGAGGTCGGTGAGCCTGCGGAGATTAGGTTAAATGGAGAACTTGTAAGTATAAGTAAGCCTATATCCAAAAATGATATGATAACAGTCAAACCATCTACAACAGGAGAACCTGCAAAGCTTCTGGTAAGCAAGATAAGAGAGATGGACAATACCTTCCATATTATGTTTAATGGGAAGGAGCTTAGCTGTCCAAAGCTTGCCGAGGTAAATGGTAAGCTGGTATCAGGCTTTTATGCTGTTGATGATGGAGATAATGTGATTCTAAGGAACTACTATACTCTGCTTCAGGTTATGGAAATGCTTGACTTACCTTATCATGAAGGAATCCTTGTCAACAATATGCCTGCAGATGAGAATACTAAGATATATGACAATTTTACAATAACTGATAATGCTTCATATACTGAGGCAGTCATCTCAAAGGAGACTGATTATAATAGCTTTGAAGAACTGCCTGATGATGATGAATATAGCAAAGAGATTAGTTTTAATGCTACAGAAAATACAACTTCTTATACGAAAACAGCAGACAGTATTACCTTTGGCAGTGGAGAAGATGCTATATCTGTTCCTATAGCAGACTATTCTAAAATGGAAGGCGACTTAGGAGGTGCTAAAGGAAATAATATTGGAGGAAGTTATAAGAGCGCAGCCGTGACTGAAGAGGATGTGATGAATGGAGTGAAAAAGAAGATTAATCCATCAGCAAAGAATATCACGGTTACTGTAAATGGCACAGTAGTAACACTAGAAGGCAAGATGCATTATCTGCTTGTGGATGTACTTGACTTCTACACCTTTGATATGACTGAATATAGAGGAAGGCTGATACTTGAAGTAAACGGTGTGGGGGATATGGACTTCACCTCACCTATTAAGGACGGAGATCAGATTAGGATGGCGTGGAGTGAGTAA
- a CDS encoding ACT domain-containing protein yields the protein MKRAVITAVGKDSVGKLAEICNFLAEKQINILDVSQTLVGGFFNLMIIVDVTGFDDDFASVSDGFMKLGEECGLKANIQREEIFANMHRI from the coding sequence ATGAAAAGAGCGGTAATTACAGCAGTAGGAAAGGACAGTGTGGGAAAGCTGGCTGAAATATGCAATTTCCTTGCGGAAAAACAAATCAATATACTTGACGTCTCACAGACTCTTGTAGGTGGATTTTTTAACCTTATGATTATAGTTGATGTAACCGGATTTGATGATGATTTTGCATCTGTATCGGACGGCTTTATGAAGCTTGGTGAGGAATGCGGACTTAAGGCAAATATTCAGCGCGAAGAGATCTTTGCCAACATGCATCGTATCTAG
- a CDS encoding PFL family protein, whose product MITIGEVFETNEMIWNEHLDVRTITLGISLLDCITDDLEKLNENIYKKITETAKDLVKTGDEIGKEFGIPIVNKRISVTPIAIVGNSACKTEEDFVSIAKTLDRAAVATGVNFIGGYSALVCKGSTPADKLLIRSIPRALKETEHICSSINLGSTRTGINMDAVKLMGEIIKEAAELTKERDSIGCAKLVVFCNAPDDNPFMAGAFHGVTEADKIINVGVSGPGVVRAVLKHSEGDDFGTLCEKIKRTAFKITRIGQLVALEAEKRLGIPFGIVDLSLAPTPAIGDSIADIFREMGLEHAGAPGTTAALALLNDQVKKGGVMASSYVGGLSGAFIPVSEDQGMINAVLDGALTIEKLEAMTCVCSVGLDMIAIPGNTSSATISGIIADEMAIGMINQKTTAVRLIPVVGKDVGEQAEFGGLLGYAPIMPVNGFSCEKFINRGGRIPAPIHSFKN is encoded by the coding sequence ATGATTACTATTGGAGAGGTATTTGAGACAAATGAAATGATATGGAATGAGCATCTTGATGTGCGTACCATAACACTTGGAATTAGCCTCTTAGACTGTATTACAGATGATTTGGAAAAACTTAATGAAAATATCTATAAGAAGATTACCGAGACCGCAAAGGACTTGGTAAAAACAGGTGATGAGATAGGCAAGGAATTCGGTATTCCTATTGTGAACAAGAGAATATCAGTTACGCCTATTGCTATAGTTGGCAATTCTGCCTGTAAAACAGAGGAGGACTTCGTGTCTATTGCTAAGACTCTTGACAGGGCAGCAGTGGCAACAGGGGTTAACTTTATCGGTGGCTATTCTGCACTCGTGTGCAAAGGCAGTACTCCTGCGGACAAGCTTTTAATCAGGTCAATACCAAGAGCGCTTAAGGAAACTGAGCATATATGCAGCTCCATAAACCTAGGCTCAACACGCACAGGCATCAATATGGATGCAGTTAAGCTGATGGGAGAGATTATCAAAGAGGCAGCTGAGCTTACTAAAGAAAGAGACTCGATTGGATGCGCAAAGCTCGTTGTATTTTGCAATGCACCTGATGATAATCCATTTATGGCTGGAGCTTTTCACGGAGTTACAGAAGCAGATAAGATTATCAATGTCGGAGTAAGCGGTCCCGGTGTGGTGAGAGCTGTACTTAAACACTCTGAAGGGGATGATTTTGGCACTCTTTGTGAGAAGATTAAGAGGACAGCTTTTAAGATAACGAGAATAGGACAGCTTGTAGCGCTTGAGGCTGAGAAAAGGCTAGGCATTCCTTTTGGAATAGTAGACCTGTCTCTTGCACCTACGCCTGCTATAGGCGACTCTATTGCAGATATTTTCCGTGAAATGGGACTTGAACACGCAGGAGCTCCCGGTACTACTGCTGCACTTGCGCTTCTTAATGACCAGGTTAAGAAGGGCGGAGTTATGGCTTCTTCCTATGTAGGAGGCCTTAGCGGAGCCTTTATTCCTGTGAGTGAAGATCAGGGGATGATAAATGCTGTGCTTGATGGGGCACTGACCATCGAAAAGCTCGAGGCGATGACCTGTGTATGCTCAGTAGGACTTGATATGATAGCGATTCCAGGCAATACTTCATCTGCGACCATTTCAGGTATTATTGCCGATGAGATGGCTATAGGCATGATAAATCAAAAAACCACAGCAGTAAGGCTTATACCTGTAGTTGGCAAGGATGTTGGTGAACAGGCTGAATTTGGAGGGCTTTTAGGCTATGCACCTATTATGCCTGTAAATGGATTTTCCTGTGAAAAATTTATCAATAGAGGTGGCAGAATCCCTGCTCCTATACATAGTTTTAAGAATTAA
- the coaE gene encoding dephospho-CoA kinase (Dephospho-CoA kinase (CoaE) performs the final step in coenzyme A biosynthesis.): MVIGITGGIGSGKSLVTKLLQAKFGAAVIDTDTVGHEVMEIGTKAYYEIVDVFGKEVLSEDKSVDRKILGDKVFGNEALLTKLNNIIHPAVEAEVDKRIEDFIKKNYKYIALETALLIKVGYNSKCDKVWYVYADKDVRLKRLYYNRGLDRVKTSMIIDNQNSDEEYRKVADEVIDNSGTEEETLAQIKNILERC; encoded by the coding sequence TTGGTTATTGGAATTACAGGTGGTATAGGTTCAGGCAAATCTTTGGTTACTAAGTTGTTGCAGGCTAAGTTTGGTGCTGCCGTCATCGACACCGATACAGTAGGACATGAGGTAATGGAAATAGGAACTAAGGCGTATTATGAAATAGTGGATGTATTTGGAAAAGAAGTTCTCTCAGAAGATAAGTCGGTTGACAGAAAAATACTTGGTGACAAGGTTTTTGGAAATGAAGCATTGCTTACTAAACTTAATAATATCATACACCCTGCGGTTGAAGCTGAGGTAGATAAAAGAATAGAAGATTTTATTAAAAAAAATTATAAATATATTGCTTTAGAGACTGCACTTTTGATAAAAGTAGGGTATAATAGTAAGTGTGACAAAGTTTGGTATGTCTATGCTGATAAGGATGTTAGGCTTAAAAGGCTTTATTACAACCGTGGACTGGATAGAGTTAAGACTTCAATGATAATAGATAACCAAAACTCTGATGAAGAATACAGGAAAGTTGCGGATGAGGTTATTGATAATTCAGGTACTGAGGAAGAAACTTTAGCTCAAATTAAAAATATATTAGAGCGCTGTTAG
- a CDS encoding GTP pyrophosphokinase — translation METKMWSEFLAPYRLAVDELVVKLNHIIEEYRAMGMYSPIEQVIGRVKRISSIIEKAQKKGIPLYDVENRIEDIAGIRIICQFEDDIANVIKMIKSRSDLQIHEEKDYISNQKSSGYRSYHLIATYDVETLTGKKTVKVEIQVRTLAMNFWAIIEHSLQYKYKGNMPETVSMRLKNAAAAIVQLDNEMSAIRNEIVDAQNSFRIKAGIVSQILNNIQNLYKVANDREVAKIQKEFYDIYAKDDLNTLSKFCKELDSISEGYRSQSLPERNL, via the coding sequence ATGGAAACAAAGATGTGGAGTGAATTTTTAGCACCTTACAGACTTGCGGTGGATGAACTTGTAGTAAAATTAAATCACATAATAGAGGAATACAGGGCAATGGGCATGTATTCTCCCATTGAACAGGTAATAGGAAGAGTAAAACGAATTTCCAGTATCATTGAAAAGGCACAGAAAAAGGGGATTCCGCTCTATGACGTAGAAAACAGGATTGAGGATATTGCAGGCATTAGAATTATCTGTCAGTTTGAGGATGATATCGCCAATGTTATCAAAATGATAAAAAGCCGTTCAGATTTACAAATACATGAGGAAAAAGATTATATAAGCAATCAGAAAAGTAGTGGTTACAGAAGCTATCATTTAATTGCTACCTATGATGTAGAAACCCTGACAGGGAAAAAGACGGTAAAGGTTGAGATACAGGTTAGAACCCTGGCTATGAATTTTTGGGCCATTATAGAGCATTCGCTTCAGTATAAGTACAAAGGAAATATGCCTGAAACTGTATCGATGAGGCTTAAAAATGCAGCAGCAGCCATAGTTCAGCTTGACAATGAAATGTCTGCAATAAGAAATGAGATTGTGGACGCCCAGAATTCATTTAGAATCAAGGCTGGGATTGTATCCCAGATACTAAATAACATTCAAAATCTCTATAAGGTTGCCAATGACAGAGAGGTAGCCAAGATTCAAAAAGAGTTTTATGATATTTATGCAAAAGATGACCTAAATACGCTCAGTAAGTTTTGCAAAGAATTGGACAGTATATCTGAGGGTTATAGAAGCCAAAGCCTGCCTGAAAGGAATTTGTAG